One window of the Branchiostoma lanceolatum isolate klBraLanc5 chromosome 3, klBraLanc5.hap2, whole genome shotgun sequence genome contains the following:
- the LOC136430754 gene encoding zinc finger protein 93-like: protein MEGVELAPLQQVELAALQQVDMSNISMEQDQEAQLTPLDLSMVASIRDKPVEQPVQDRDASPDTTVQQWTPRKGKKMKWKWQKSPGKSSTKSSNKKRKTDRKIETTPDENSNPVMDAEVPLVNNQEVHTADGVIQDNTGETAFSDDAIMMSQLTDEETPLSLTAQKGRPKKLDIPPMPVREEPQQIQVNGTTTVFSDRTVYNCDECAYTTYKRYAYIVHLRVHTGEKPFQCPFCPHATTQAGHLRRHMSQMHSEEGKKFECGMCSFSTNSQSRLIKHLKEHDTETMEAEEAEEEEEQGDEEEEEEDKDGEEEQENMDGEELGEENMEDATEGKKKKKKRGTNKRFNCGECDFKTAYRHCLVTHLKVHQGIKEHRCPQCGYSTTYKHVLARHMLSHDGKRDHFCDSCSFASPYKFVVARHIKRKHGGPRQLACDRCPYLGFDAAAMKAHMKKHDNEGQYRCKFAPRDEDQKPREKILLYHCDQCEYATNRKDHLDCHAKVHKDKPDGAHIYKCEQCTYVTGKRFLLNKHLKGHSAVKKYMCEMCGGTFDRKVNYEAHKRTHTGEKPYKCPKCDYASSQKTHLNRHLRMHNGFRPFKCEKCSYAAANQHEIVRHVRQVHLKIKPFQCPYCAYATADRSNYTKHVAMHTNPRPFTCPACVYTASKKCNLYYHMKSKHPDHPDTQEHAGHVRLKVRPPSSTETSPEGKEKSKPKGDEVNNNWNQNKKKAGGAEGTSEVKTEEGAGASNLIDFITNTEDQDEEGSEVPTPGVEGHSCDFCGRFFNDREMWESHVQRHLRAS, encoded by the exons ATGGAGGGTGTGGAGTTGGCGCCCCTGCAGCAGGTCGAGCTGGCAGCACTACAGCAGGTGGACATGTCCAACATCAGCATGGAACAGGACCAGGAGGCACAGCTCACCCCACTGGACCTCAGCATGGTGGCCAGTATAAGGGACAAGCCAGTGGAACAGCCTGTGCAG GACCGGGATGCCTCTCCTGACACAACTGTGCAGCAGTGGACACCTAGGAAAGGCAAGAAGATGAAGTGGAAATGGCAGAAGTCACCTGGAAAATCCTCTACCAAGTCttccaacaagaaaagaaagacaGACCGCAAGATA GAGACAACACCTGATGAGAACAGTAACCCAGTGATGGATGCAGAAGTACCATTGGTGAACAACCAGGAAGTTCACACCGCAGATGGTGTAATCCAGGACAACACTGGAGAGACCGCCTTCTCAGATGATGCCATCATGATGTCCCAACTTACTGATGAGGAAACACCACTGAGCTTGACAGCGCAGAAGGGCAGGCCTAAGAAGCTTGACATCCCCCCTATGCCAGTTCGAGAGGAACCACAGCAGATCCAAGTGAACGGGACCACCACAGTCTTCTCAGACCGTACCGTGTACAACTGTGATGAATGTGCCTACACTACATACAAGCGATATGCCTACATCGTACACCTTCGTGTGCACACTG gagagaagccgTTCCAGTGTCCGTTCTGTCCCCATGCCACGACCCAGGCAGGCCACCTGCGGCGCCACATGTCCCAGATGCACAGTGAAGAAGGGAAGAAGTTTGAGTGTGGGATGTGCAGCTTCTCTACCAACAGCCAA AGCCGGCTTATCAAACACTTGAAGGAGCATGACACGGAGACGATGGAGGCAGAGGAagcagaggaggaggaagaacagggagatgaggaagaagaggaggaggataaAGATGGAGAGGAGGAACAAGAGAATATGGATGGAGAAGAATTGGGGGAGGAAAACATGGAGGATGCAACTgaagggaagaagaagaaaaagaagagggGGACCAACAAGAGATTCAATTGTGGAGAGTGTGATTTCAAGACTGCTTACCGCCACTGCCTGGTCACCCATCTTAAG GTCCACCAGGGCATTAAAGAACACAGATGCCCCCAGTGCGGTTACTCcaccacatacaaacatgtccTGGCACGTCACATGCTCAGCCACGATGGGAAGCGGGACCACTTCTGCGACAGTTGCTCCTTCGCCAGCCCGTACAAGTTTGTGGTGGCGCGCCATATCAAGCGCAAGCACGGCGGCCCGCGGCAACTGGCCTGCGACCGCTGCCCGTATCTGGGATTCGATGCAGCGGCCATGAAGGCTCACATGAAGAAACATGACAACGAGGGACAGTACAg ATGTAAGTTTGCTCCCCGAGATGAGGACCAGAAGCCCCGTGAGAAGATCCTGCTGTATCACTGTGACCAGTGTGAGTACGCCACCAACCGCAAGGACCATCTGGACTGCCACGCG AAAGTCCACAAGGATAAGCCTGACGGGGCTCATATATACAAGTGCGAGCAGTGCACGTACGTGACAGGCAAGCGATTCCTCCTCAACAAACACCTGAAGGGCCACTCTGCCGTCAAGAAGTACATGTGCGAGATGTGCGGCGGGACCTTCGACCGCAAGGTCAACTACGAGGCACACAAACGgacccatacaggagagaagccctacaagtgccCCAAGTGCGACTACGCCAGCTCCCAGAAGACTCACCTGAACCGCCACCTCCGCATGCACAACGGCTTCCGCCCGTTCAAGTGCGAGAAGTGCTCATACGCCGCCGCAAACCAACACGAGATTGTCCGCCATGTTCGCCAG GTGCACCTGAAGATCAAGCCGTTCCAGTGCCCATACTGTGCCTACGCCACAGCAGACAGGTCCAACTACACCAAGCACGTGGCCATGCACACCAACCCACGCCCCTTTACCTGCCCCGCCTGTGTCTACACCGCCAGCAAGAAGTGCAACCTCTACTATCACATGAAG TCGAAGCACCCTGACCACCCAGACACACAAGAGCATGCTGGGCACGTCAGGCTGAAGGTCAGACCTCCCAGCAGCACCGAGACCAGCCCCGAGGGCAAGGAGAAGTCCAAGCCCAAAGGTGACGAGGTCAACAACAACTGGAACCAGAACAAGAAGAAGGCTGGGGGGGCGGAGGGCACGTCGGAGGTGAAGACAGAAGAAGGGGCTGGTGCCAGCAACCTGATAGACTTCATCACCAACACGGAGGATCAGGACGAGGAGGGGTCCGAGGTGCCGACCCCTGGGGTAGAGGGTCACAGCTGTGACTTCTGTGGACGTTTCTTCAATGATCGGGAGATGTGGGAGTCGCATGTGCAGCGCCACCTACGCGCTTCTTAG